In Scylla paramamosain isolate STU-SP2022 chromosome 17, ASM3559412v1, whole genome shotgun sequence, one DNA window encodes the following:
- the LOC135108290 gene encoding calphotin-like: MKTWVVIVLLATALGSPVPDDDDDCEGYTVKYSTSDSDGSSSSSSSSSSSSSSSADSGAGASSIDVSKPSLTVVSYTVPKVEAASPSVSAPAPKVVVDHGPSVQEATAEFMAKWRAAAAAAEAAPDVNIIMGASRLRQPAAARTPAAAAAAYSAAYSAGPLRPVGPTLEVQRATAEFMAAWNKAAARAAKIEATLVRATPTGAFTVQMPQQVQVTEEVRKATEEFMAAYNKAAQRAVTVETAALALPRPVQPTAAVQRATASFMASFEAAARQASVIRQAVTYTAGAPSPVQPTDEVRRATERFMAAWNQAAARVRTIQPTIYQVAGAAPGEEPRIVDGVPQFTVAQERATAEFMKIWRAAAAAAEAAPDVNIIMGASQFGLPAAPAPAAPRAPVAAPYSAAPLKPVGPTPEVQRATAEFMAAWNKAAARAAKIQATLVRATPTGAFTVQLPQQVQVTEEVRKATEEFMAAYNKAAQRAVTVETAALALPRPVQPTAAVQRATASFMASFEAAARQASVIRQAVTYTAGAPSPVQPTDEVRRATERFMAAWNEAAARVRTIQPTIYQVAGAAPGEEPRIVDGVPQFTVAQERATAEFMKIWRAAAAAAEAAPDVNIIMGASQLRQPAAPRAHAPVAYSAPAPAAPRPPVAVTYSAAPPKPVGPTPEVQRATAEFMAAWNKAAARASRIEATLVRTTPTGAFTIQMPQQVQVTEEVRKATEEFMAAYNKAAQRAVTVETAALALPRPVQPTAAVQRATAAFMASFEAAARQASAIRQAVTYTAGAPSPVQPTDEVRRATEQFMAAWNEAAARVRTIQPTIYQVAGAAPGEAPRIVDGVPQFTVAQERASAEFMKIWRAAAAAAEAAPDVNIIMGASQLRQPAAPRAPAPVAYPAPAPAARHPAVAVTYSAAPPQPVGPTPEVQRATAEFMAAWNKAAARAAKIEATLVRATPTGAFTVQMPQQVQVTEEVRRATEEFMAAYNKAAQRAVTVETAALALPRPVQPTAAVQRATASFMASFEAAARQASVIRQAVTYTAGAPSPVQPTDEVRRATERFMAAWNEAAARVRTIQPTIYQVAGAAPGEAPRVVDGVPQFTVAQERASAEFMKIWRAAAAAAQAAPDVNIIMGASQLRQPAAPVPVAPHAPAAVAYSGTAPVYVSDCP, translated from the exons ATGAAGACTTGG GTGGTAATAGTCCTGCTGGCAACAGCTTTAGGGTCGCCCGTCCCCGATGACGATGACGACTGTGAAGGGTACACAGTGAAGTATTCCACCTCTGACAGTGATGGCagttcatcatcttcatcttccagttcatcttcttcatcttcctctgccGACAGTGGGGCAGGCGCATCTTCCATCGACGTCTCTAAGCCTTCTCTAACTGTTGTTTCTTATACTGTTCCAAAAGTGGAGGCTGCCAGTCCATCTGTTTCAGCTCCTGCtccaaaggtggtggtggatcaTGGTCCATCTGTTCAGGAAGCCACTGCTGAATTCATGGCTAAATggagggctgctgctgctgctgcagaagCTGCGCCTGATGTCAACATTATCATGGGAGCAAGTCGACTCAGACAACCAGCTGCCGCACgaacacctgctgctgctgctgctgcttactcTGCAGCCTACTCTGCTGGACCACTCAGACCCGTgggtcctaccctggaggtGCAGAGGGCTACTGCTGAGTTCATGGCAGCATGGAACAAGGCAGCAGCAAGGGCTGCCAAGATTGAAGCTACCCTGGTGAGGGCCACTCCAACTGGTGCCTTCACCGTACAAATGCCCCAGCAGGTTCAGGTAAcagaagaagtaagaaaagccaCAGAAGAGTTCATGGCTGCCTACAACAAAGCTGCTCAGCGAGCAGTCACTGTAGAAACTGCAGCACTTGCCCTTCCAAGACCAGTCCAACCAACAGCTGCAGTGCAGCGTGCTACAGCTTCCTTCATGGCTTCCTTTGAGGCTGCTGCCAGGCAGGCATCCGTCATCAGGCAAGCCGTAACATACACAGCAGGAGCTCCTTCACCAGTGCAGCCTACTGATGAGGTCAGAAGGGCAACAGAACGATTCATGGCAGCTTGGAATCAGGCCGCAGCAAGAGTTCGCACCATTCAGCCAACTATCTATCAGGTGGCAGGAGCCGCTCCTGGTGAAGAACCCAGGATTGTGGATGGAGTTCCTCAGTTCACAGTAGCACAGGAAAGAGCCACCGCTGAGTTTATGAAGATCTggagggctgctgctgctgctgcagaagCTGCTCCTGACGTCAACATCATTATGGGAGCTAGTCAATTTGGACTGCCAGCTGCTCCTGCACCAGCTGCTCCTCGTGCTCCTGTTGCTGCACCCTATTCTGCTGCACCACTTAAGCCAGTAGGTCCTACCCCAGAGGTACAGAGGGCTACAGCAGAGTTCATGGCAGCATGGAACAAGGCAGCAGCAAGAGCTGCGAAGATTCAAGCTACCCTGGTGAGGGCCACCCCAACTGGTGCCTTCACAGTACAACTACCCCAGCAGGTCCAGGTAAcagaagaagtaagaaaagccaCAGAAGAGTTCATGGCAGCCTACAACAAAGCTGCTCAGCGAGCAGTCACTGTAGAAACTGCAGCACTTGCTCTCCCAAGACCAGTCCAACCAACAGCTGCAGTGCAGCGTGCTACAGCTTCCTTCATGGCTTCCTTTGAGGCTGCTGCCAGGCAGGCATCCGTCATCAGGCAAGCCGTAACATACACAGCAGGAGCTCCTTCACCAGTGCAGCCTACTGATGAGGTCAGAAGGGCAACAGAACGATTCATGGCAGCTTGGAATGAGGCTGCAGCAAGAGTTCGCACCATTCAGCCAACCATCTACCAGGTGGCAGGAGCCGCTCCTGGTGAAGAACCCAGGATTGTAGATGGAGTTCCTCAGTTCACAGTAGCACAGGAAAGAGCCACCGCTGAGTTTATGAAGATCTggagggctgctgctgctgctgcagaagCTGCTCCAGATGTCAACATCATCATGGGAGCTAGTCAACTCAGACAGCCAGCTGCTCCACGAGCTCATGCACCTGTAGCCTATTCTGCACCAGCACCAgctgctcctcgtcctcctgttGCTGTGACCTATTCTGCTGCGCCACCCAAGCCTGTAGGACCTACCCCAGAGGTGCAGAGAGCTACTGCTGAGTTCATGGCTGCATGGAACAAGGCAGCAGCAAGGGCCTCAAGAATTGAAGCCACCCTAGTAAGAACCACCCCGACTGGTGCCTTCACCATACAAATGCCTCAGCAGGTCCAGGTAAcagaagaagtaagaaaagccaCAGAAGAGTTCATGGCAGCCTACAACAAGGCTGCTCAGCGAGCAGTCACTGTAGAAACTGCTGCACTTGCTCTCCCAAGACCAGTGCAGCCAACAGCTGCAGTCCAGCGTGCTACGGCGGCTTTCATGGCTTCCTTTGAGGCTGCTGCCAGGCAGGCATCTGCCATCAGGCAGGCCGTGACATACACAGCAGGAGCTCCTTCACCAGTGCAGCCTACTGATGAGGTCAGAAGGGCAACAGAACAATTCATGGCAGCTTGGAATGAGGCTGCAGCAAGAGTTCGCACCATTCAGCCAACCATCTACCAGGTGGCAGGAGCCGCTCCTGGTGAAGCACCCAGGATTGTGGACGGAGTACCTCAGTTCACAGTAGCACAGGAAAGAGCCTCTGCTGAGTTTATGAAGATCTGGAgggctgctgctgccgctgcagAAGCTGCTCCTGATGTCAACATCATTATGGGAGCTAGTCAACTCAGACAGCCAGCTGCTCCACGAGCTCCTGCACCTGTAGCCTATCCTGCACCAGCACCAGCTGCTCGTCATCCTGCTGTCGCTGTGACCTATTCTGCTGCGCCACCCCAGCCTGTGGGACCTACCCCAGAGGTGCAGAGAGCTACTGCTGAATTCATGGCAGCATGGAACAAGGCAGCAGCAAGGGCTGCCAAGATTGAAGCTACCCTGGTGAGGGCCACCCCAACTGGTGCCTTCACAGTACAAATGCCCCAGCAGGTCCAGGTAAcagaagaagtaagaagagcAACAGAAGAGTTCATGGCTGCCTACAATAAGGCTGCTCAGCGAGCAGTCACTGTAGAAACCGCAGCACTTGCTCTCCCAAGACCAGTCCAACCAACAGCTGCAGTGCAGCGTGCTACAGCTTCCTTCATGGCTTCCTTTGAGGCTGCTGCCAGACAGGCATCTGTCATCAGGCAAGCCGTAACATACACAGCAGGAGCTCCTTCACCAGTGCAGCCTACTGATGAGGTCAGAAGGGCAACAGAACGATTCATGGCAGCTTGGAATGAGGCTGCAGCAAGAGTTCGCACCATTCAGCCAACCATCTACCAGGTGGCAGGAGCCGCTCCTGGTGAAGCACCCAGAGTAGTCGATGGAGTTCCTCAGTTCACAGTAGCACAGGAAAGAGCCTCCGCTGAATTTATGAAGATCTggagggctgctgctgctgctgcacagGCTGCTCCTGATGTCAACATCATTATGGGAGCTAGTCAACTGAGGCAGCCAGCTGCCCCAGTACCAGTTGCTCCACATGCTCCTGCTGCTGTGGCGTATTCTGGTACAGCACCTGTATATGTGAGCGACTGCCCATAA